In Candidatus Promineifilum breve, one genomic interval encodes:
- the amrB gene encoding AmmeMemoRadiSam system protein B, which produces MSKPHLRSLDFQPVSHHGRPMWLLRDPWQLGERQLIFPQALAQMLLLCDGTRTPEEIQSELAAQLGEEVPLSVVTEALAELDKAYLLINERFEAQRRRLLDDYRRQPYRPPALADLSYPAAPDDLAELFRQYGAEDDESEAEPWRGRGVVSPHIDYGRGGPVYARVWRRATPSILQADVVLIFGTDHNGRPGSITLTRQPYATPYGVLPNDPALIDRLAESIGPEAAYAEELNHRNEHSVELSAVWLHHTFHQAGRAPCPMIPILIGSFHHFLHNGAHPADHPPFVRFLAALREATRGRRVLAVASVDLAHVGPAFGDSFAMDEKRRARLADHDQQLMAAALRGDAADYYRQIWNVGDRNRICGFSPLYLMLRFLETSGGRQVAYDQCPADPTDTSLVSICGLLLD; this is translated from the coding sequence GTGAGCAAGCCCCACCTGCGCTCCCTCGACTTTCAGCCGGTCAGCCATCACGGCCGGCCGATGTGGCTGCTGCGCGATCCCTGGCAACTGGGCGAGCGGCAACTGATCTTCCCCCAAGCCCTGGCCCAGATGCTGCTATTGTGCGATGGCACGCGCACGCCGGAAGAAATCCAGAGCGAGCTGGCCGCGCAACTGGGCGAGGAAGTGCCCCTGTCCGTGGTGACCGAGGCCCTGGCCGAACTGGACAAGGCCTATCTACTCATCAATGAACGCTTTGAGGCGCAGCGCCGCCGCCTGCTTGACGACTATCGGCGCCAGCCATACCGGCCGCCGGCTCTGGCCGATCTGAGCTATCCCGCCGCGCCGGACGATTTGGCCGAACTATTCCGGCAGTATGGCGCGGAGGATGACGAGAGCGAGGCCGAGCCTTGGCGCGGGCGCGGCGTTGTCTCGCCCCACATCGACTATGGGCGCGGCGGGCCGGTCTATGCTCGCGTCTGGCGGCGGGCCACACCGAGTATACTGCAAGCCGACGTCGTGCTCATCTTCGGCACCGATCACAACGGCCGCCCCGGCAGCATCACCCTGACGCGCCAACCCTACGCTACCCCCTACGGCGTGTTGCCCAACGATCCGGCGCTCATCGACCGGCTGGCCGAGAGTATCGGCCCCGAGGCGGCTTATGCCGAAGAGTTGAACCACCGCAATGAGCACTCGGTCGAGCTGTCGGCCGTCTGGCTCCACCACACCTTCCACCAGGCCGGCCGCGCCCCCTGCCCGATGATCCCCATCCTGATCGGCTCGTTCCACCATTTCCTGCATAACGGGGCGCACCCGGCCGACCATCCCCCCTTCGTACGATTTCTGGCCGCCCTGCGCGAAGCGACCCGCGGCCGGCGCGTGCTGGCCGTGGCCTCGGTCGATCTGGCCCACGTCGGCCCGGCCTTCGGCGATTCGTTCGCCATGGACGAGAAGCGGCGCGCCCGGCTGGCCGACCACGACCAGCAGCTGATGGCCGCCGCGCTGCGCGGCGATGCCGCCGATTACTACCGCCAAATCTGGAACGTGGGCGATCGCAATCGCATCTGCGGCTTTTCCCCCCTCTATCTGATGCTGCGCTTTCTGGAAACGAGTGGCGGCCGGCAGGTCGCCTATGACCAATGCCCGGCCGACCCGACCGACACCTCGCTGGTTTCCATCTGCGGCCTCCTACTGGACTGA
- a CDS encoding FHA domain-containing protein, whose translation MNENEALLVVERGPVPSTQVPLTSEQLTIGRSAGNDLVLADPEVSRRHVRIVRRADGFAAEDIGSTNGTFVNGQRISHLTLLQDGDTIDLGDTVRLRFMSLAPVPPATPVNLADKPTEQIAPVVYQAEAPAAPRPASPVRPAPAPARPAPAPARPSSPPPAPAYTPPPSYTTEPPRRGRGLWVGCGLLVALLLVCAGTFLVLDAYEQGQILYCGALRPLFQVVLGPFGFAPVCP comes from the coding sequence ATGAACGAAAATGAAGCGCTGCTGGTCGTGGAGCGCGGGCCGGTTCCCTCGACCCAGGTGCCGCTGACCAGCGAGCAATTGACCATCGGCCGTAGCGCCGGTAATGATCTGGTGCTGGCCGATCCCGAAGTATCGCGCCGGCACGTGCGCATCGTGCGTCGCGCCGATGGCTTCGCCGCCGAAGACATCGGCAGCACCAACGGCACGTTTGTCAACGGCCAGCGCATCAGCCATCTGACGCTGCTGCAAGACGGCGACACGATCGATCTGGGGGATACGGTGCGGCTGCGGTTCATGTCGCTGGCCCCTGTTCCCCCGGCCACGCCGGTCAACCTGGCCGATAAGCCCACCGAACAGATTGCGCCGGTCGTCTATCAGGCCGAAGCCCCGGCCGCGCCGCGCCCCGCGTCGCCCGTTCGCCCGGCCCCCGCGCCCGCCCGTCCCGCCCCCGCCCCGGCCCGCCCAAGCTCGCCGCCGCCCGCCCCGGCCTATACACCGCCCCCCAGCTACACCACCGAACCGCCACGGCGCGGCCGTGGCCTGTGGGTGGGGTGCGGGCTGCTGGTCGCCTTGCTGCTCGTCTGCGCCGGCACGTTCCTGGTGCTGGATGCCTATGAACAGGGCCAGATACTCTACTGCGGCGCGTTGCGGCCGTTGTTCCAGGTCGTTCTCGGCCCCTTTGGCTTTGCCCCGGTCTGCCCCTGA
- a CDS encoding class I SAM-dependent methyltransferase — translation MLSLDRQNEWRERYRAEHPGWRPATEVFAAAVRASLPPDGRWLDLGCGRGGLVEQLPHPAARTFGIDPDYASLRGHRLPGLARAVALSDGLPFGEATFDVITAAWLLEHLGEPARTFAAVARALRPGGAFIFLTPNGGHPLGWANRAAGRLGRWQGRLVDAIYGRAEGDTFPTAYRANTPQTVRRLTVAAGLSLEALDCVADPSYLAVNAATFRLMALIDDQLPAERRIHLVGVARKG, via the coding sequence ATGTTGTCCCTCGATCGACAAAATGAGTGGCGCGAACGGTATCGGGCCGAGCACCCCGGCTGGCGACCGGCGACGGAGGTCTTCGCCGCGGCCGTCCGGGCGTCGCTGCCGCCGGATGGCCGTTGGCTCGATCTGGGCTGCGGCCGGGGCGGGCTGGTGGAGCAATTGCCCCACCCCGCGGCGCGGACGTTCGGCATCGACCCGGATTACGCCTCGTTGCGCGGGCATCGTCTGCCCGGCCTGGCGCGGGCCGTGGCCCTCAGCGACGGGCTGCCCTTCGGCGAGGCGACGTTCGACGTGATCACCGCCGCCTGGCTGCTGGAACATCTCGGCGAGCCGGCGCGCACCTTCGCCGCCGTGGCGCGGGCTTTGCGGCCGGGCGGCGCGTTCATCTTCCTCACGCCCAACGGCGGCCACCCCCTCGGCTGGGCCAATCGCGCCGCCGGCCGGTTGGGGCGTTGGCAGGGGCGTCTGGTGGATGCCATCTATGGCCGGGCCGAGGGGGATACATTCCCCACCGCCTACCGGGCCAACACGCCGCAAACGGTGCGCCGCTTGACGGTCGCCGCCGGTCTGAGCCTGGAGGCGCTCGACTGCGTGGCCGACCCGTCTTATCTGGCCGTCAACGCCGCCACCTTCCGGCTGATGGCCCTCATTGACGACCAGTTGCCGGCCGAACGGCGGATTCATCTCGTCGGCGTGGCCCGCAAGGGTTAG
- a CDS encoding immune inhibitor A domain-containing protein, producing the protein MRSIGILLLLSLCLGACSLWPGSVPANQIALPPSGAATSAASPTAGSLPTVESSPVPTAESVLTPTPVPPATATIVRVTPPPTDLPATPVATSVFDGSIPPFRDDVALAVAYLGVDPALPTLQPAVDLQPGAVDTFFIGNVKDNTIAQVEAELKSVGESAYFWFEVGDADGEPDAALLAQETAEFDAIFDRLYDYYGVARPAGGRVHIVHMSPERLCGEVEQCGLAGYFSSRDLLPLAVSPSSNERAMFIMNSRQFGQLSYLSTLTHELRHLLGHDNSQGEEDWFVEGAAMLAEDLLGFTQIPQDRGSLFLQNTDQQLNRWTDENTIPFYGQGYLLNRFLYDRLGADGYREFSLSPVPGLAAVDDNAVAMALGKTGDALWLDWLAAMALHDTAGVAETYRWDGPALAPISTTQAINLPARFDTSVQQYAADYYELPSSGTITLDFAGAESVSLLGSAAPSGEHFWYAQRANSSNPRLTRTVDLREVDSATLQYRVFADIERGYDFAYVSVSVDGGQTWQGLTAAGMQGLDPVDDPSASALTERFYTGQNGQWRAEEIDLTPFAGQEIQLRFEYVTDLVLTYGGFAVDDIAIPEIGFFDDAETLDAGWVAEGFVRAPAELAQRWALQLITFEDGRPLVTALEIPADGRLEHTLTSIAGERRPILIVAALSPQTLQPAAYTLAVHSSR; encoded by the coding sequence ATGCGTTCAATCGGAATCCTGCTATTGTTGTCCCTGTGTCTGGGAGCTTGCTCGCTGTGGCCGGGGTCGGTTCCAGCCAATCAGATCGCTCTCCCGCCTAGCGGGGCGGCGACCAGCGCCGCGTCGCCCACGGCCGGGAGCTTGCCCACGGTCGAGAGTTCGCCCGTGCCCACGGCCGAGAGCGTGCTCACGCCCACGCCTGTCCCACCGGCTACCGCCACCATCGTCCGCGTCACGCCGCCGCCCACCGACCTACCGGCGACGCCCGTCGCCACGTCTGTCTTCGACGGCTCCATCCCGCCCTTTCGCGACGACGTAGCGCTGGCCGTGGCCTATCTGGGCGTCGATCCGGCGCTGCCGACCCTGCAACCGGCCGTTGACCTGCAACCCGGCGCGGTGGATACCTTTTTCATCGGCAACGTGAAGGACAACACAATCGCCCAGGTCGAGGCGGAACTCAAGAGCGTCGGCGAAAGCGCCTACTTCTGGTTCGAGGTCGGCGACGCGGACGGCGAACCCGACGCGGCGTTGCTGGCTCAGGAGACGGCCGAATTCGACGCCATCTTCGACCGCCTCTACGACTATTACGGCGTGGCCCGGCCGGCCGGCGGGCGCGTCCACATCGTGCACATGTCGCCGGAGCGGTTGTGTGGCGAGGTTGAGCAGTGCGGTCTGGCCGGCTATTTTTCGTCGCGCGATCTGCTGCCCCTGGCCGTCAGCCCGTCGTCGAACGAGCGGGCCATGTTCATCATGAATAGCCGCCAATTCGGCCAGCTAAGCTATCTGAGTACCCTGACCCACGAACTGCGCCATCTGCTGGGCCACGACAACAGCCAGGGCGAGGAAGATTGGTTTGTCGAGGGGGCGGCCATGCTGGCCGAGGACTTATTGGGGTTCACGCAAATCCCCCAGGATCGGGGCAGCCTGTTCCTGCAAAATACCGACCAGCAACTTAATCGCTGGACGGACGAGAACACCATCCCTTTCTACGGGCAGGGCTATCTGCTGAATCGTTTCCTCTATGACCGCCTGGGCGCGGACGGCTATCGTGAGTTTTCGCTCAGCCCGGTGCCGGGTCTGGCGGCGGTCGATGACAATGCCGTGGCGATGGCGTTGGGCAAAACGGGCGACGCGCTATGGCTCGACTGGCTGGCGGCCATGGCCCTGCACGATACCGCCGGCGTGGCCGAAACGTACCGGTGGGATGGCCCGGCCCTGGCGCCGATCTCCACTACCCAGGCCATCAATCTGCCGGCCCGCTTCGACACCAGCGTGCAACAATATGCCGCCGACTATTACGAATTGCCCTCCAGCGGGACGATCACGCTGGATTTTGCCGGCGCGGAAAGCGTCTCGTTGTTGGGTTCGGCCGCGCCGTCGGGTGAACATTTCTGGTATGCCCAACGGGCCAACAGCAGCAACCCCCGCCTGACCCGGACGGTCGATCTACGGGAAGTGGACTCGGCTACGCTGCAATACCGGGTCTTCGCCGACATCGAGCGCGGCTATGATTTCGCCTACGTCTCCGTCTCAGTCGATGGCGGCCAAACGTGGCAGGGGCTGACCGCCGCCGGGATGCAGGGGCTGGACCCGGTCGATGACCCCTCCGCCAGTGCCTTGACCGAGCGCTTCTATACCGGACAGAACGGGCAGTGGCGGGCCGAAGAGATCGATCTGACGCCTTTCGCCGGGCAGGAAATACAACTGCGCTTTGAATACGTCACCGATCTGGTGCTGACGTATGGCGGGTTCGCCGTCGATGACATAGCCATTCCCGAAATCGGCTTTTTCGATGACGCCGAAACGCTTGACGCAGGCTGGGTGGCCGAGGGGTTTGTGCGCGCCCCGGCCGAGTTGGCGCAACGCTGGGCCTTGCAACTGATCACGTTTGAGGATGGCCGGCCGTTGGTGACCGCGCTGGAGATTCCAGCCGACGGCCGATTGGAGCACACGCTGACGAGTATCGCCGGGGAAAGGCGGCCGATCCTGATCGTGGCCGCCCTTTCGCCGCAGACGTTACAGCCGGCCGCCTATACGCTGGCTGTCCATTCGTCCAGATAG
- a CDS encoding M3 family oligoendopeptidase, whose translation MSLSPIPDTPFPIDPTQWESFAGHFERLLHVPLDEANVRDWLREWSDLNRLVDEAGAIVYIESTLDTADPAREQAFLNYVENVDPNYRRAEQALKERLLAFAADDDAFGPEMRMALRKMRNQADLFREANVPLFTELAKLGNEYDKLTGAMKADWDGEEKNLSQLDSLLQNRNRATRERAWKTIMGLWQDKRAELNTVYRQMLELRRQIAENAGLPDFRAYTFRAYNRFDYTPDDSLLFHDAIEAVVVPAARRVYEKKRAQLGLDALRPWDAEVDAAGQPLQPYQGQDALIQGSLNMFEHVDGTLARQFATMAEEGLLDLDTRAGKALGGYCSSLNWRQRPYIFMNGDGTHDDLQTMLHEAGHAFHAFESYALPYVWQLDVPMEFCEVASMSMELLAAPYLTRRFDGFYTEAEAARARIEHLSKILTFLPYMAVVDGFQHWVYTHPEAALDAAACDKAWGDLWDRFMRGIDWTGFEAERVSGWHRKLHIFHVPFYYIEYGMAQVGALQVWRNALRDQAEAVATYRQALQLGGTRPLPELFSAAGAAFRFDEALLTELVDLIETTLAQLERAN comes from the coding sequence ATGTCTCTTTCCCCTATCCCCGATACACCTTTTCCCATCGACCCGACGCAATGGGAGTCCTTCGCCGGCCACTTCGAGCGCCTGCTGCATGTGCCCCTGGATGAAGCCAACGTGCGCGATTGGCTGCGCGAGTGGTCGGACCTGAACCGCCTGGTCGATGAGGCCGGGGCCATCGTCTACATTGAATCGACGCTGGACACGGCCGACCCGGCCCGCGAGCAAGCCTTCCTGAATTACGTCGAGAACGTCGATCCGAACTATCGCCGCGCCGAACAAGCCCTGAAGGAACGGCTGCTGGCCTTCGCCGCCGACGATGACGCCTTCGGGCCGGAGATGCGCATGGCCCTGCGCAAGATGCGCAATCAGGCCGACTTGTTCCGCGAGGCCAACGTGCCCCTCTTCACCGAACTAGCCAAGCTGGGCAACGAATACGACAAGCTCACCGGCGCGATGAAGGCCGATTGGGACGGCGAAGAGAAGAACCTGAGCCAACTGGATTCCCTTCTCCAGAACCGCAACCGGGCGACGCGCGAGCGGGCCTGGAAAACGATCATGGGCCTGTGGCAGGACAAGCGGGCCGAGTTGAACACGGTCTACCGCCAGATGCTGGAATTGCGCCGCCAAATCGCCGAAAACGCCGGGCTGCCGGATTTCCGCGCCTATACCTTCCGCGCCTATAACCGTTTCGACTATACCCCCGATGATTCCCTGCTCTTCCACGACGCCATCGAGGCCGTCGTTGTGCCCGCGGCGCGGCGCGTCTACGAGAAGAAACGGGCGCAGTTGGGCCTCGATGCCCTGCGGCCGTGGGATGCCGAGGTCGACGCCGCCGGCCAGCCGCTGCAACCCTATCAGGGGCAGGACGCGCTCATCCAGGGCAGTCTGAATATGTTCGAGCACGTCGATGGGACGCTGGCCCGCCAATTCGCCACGATGGCCGAAGAGGGCTTGCTCGATCTGGACACGCGGGCGGGCAAGGCGCTGGGCGGCTATTGCAGCAGCCTGAATTGGCGGCAGCGGCCCTATATCTTTATGAACGGCGACGGCACCCACGATGACCTGCAAACCATGCTCCACGAGGCCGGCCACGCCTTCCACGCCTTCGAGAGCTACGCCCTGCCCTACGTCTGGCAACTGGACGTGCCGATGGAATTTTGCGAGGTAGCGTCGATGAGCATGGAGTTGCTGGCCGCGCCCTATCTGACCCGCCGGTTCGATGGCTTCTATACCGAGGCCGAAGCGGCGCGGGCGCGCATCGAGCATCTGAGTAAAATCCTCACCTTCTTGCCTTACATGGCCGTCGTTGACGGCTTCCAACACTGGGTATACACTCATCCCGAAGCGGCGCTGGATGCCGCGGCCTGCGACAAGGCCTGGGGCGATCTGTGGGATCGCTTCATGCGCGGCATCGACTGGACGGGCTTCGAGGCGGAACGGGTTAGCGGCTGGCATCGCAAGCTGCATATCTTCCACGTCCCGTTCTACTACATCGAGTACGGCATGGCCCAGGTGGGGGCCTTGCAGGTGTGGCGCAATGCACTGCGCGATCAGGCCGAGGCCGTCGCCACCTACCGGCAGGCGTTGCAACTGGGCGGAACGCGCCCGCTGCCGGAGCTATTTTCGGCCGCCGGCGCGGCTTTTCGCTTCGATGAAGCGCTGTTGACGGAATTGGTCGATCTCATCGAAACAACGCTGGCGCAATTGGAGCGCGCGAACTAA
- a CDS encoding metal-dependent transcriptional regulator, which produces MDSRDVMEPSAAMREYLAEIYRLQEDSPTVSTTSLADRLDVSPPAVPRMLKRLQSVGFVKHVPYQGVELTARGREEALHEIRRHRILEVFLVNVMGFTWDEAHDHADGLGAGLNDRLTERMAEMTGFPQRCPHGEPIPDPEGRLPAINDVCIVNLGVGHKGLVSRVRTHEPEKLQYMASLSLTPGTPFEILGRAPFNGPMRLRVGREEVIVGYELMKSLWVT; this is translated from the coding sequence ATGGACTCACGCGACGTCATGGAACCCAGCGCGGCAATGCGCGAATACCTGGCCGAGATCTACCGCCTACAGGAAGATTCACCGACAGTCAGCACCACCAGCCTGGCCGATCGTCTGGACGTGTCGCCGCCGGCGGTGCCGCGTATGCTCAAGCGGCTACAGAGCGTCGGCTTCGTTAAGCACGTCCCCTATCAGGGCGTGGAGCTAACGGCGCGTGGGCGCGAAGAGGCACTGCACGAGATCCGCCGCCACCGCATCCTGGAGGTCTTTCTGGTCAACGTGATGGGTTTCACCTGGGACGAGGCGCACGATCACGCCGACGGGCTGGGCGCGGGCCTCAACGACCGGCTGACGGAGCGCATGGCCGAGATGACCGGCTTTCCGCAACGCTGCCCTCACGGCGAACCCATCCCCGACCCCGAGGGACGGCTGCCGGCGATCAACGACGTGTGCATCGTCAATCTGGGCGTCGGCCACAAAGGGCTGGTCAGCCGCGTGCGCACCCACGAGCCGGAGAAGTTGCAATACATGGCCAGCCTCAGCCTGACGCCGGGCACGCCGTTCGAAATCCTCGGCCGCGCCCCGTTCAATGGCCCCATGCGCCTGCGCGTCGGCCGCGAGGAAGTGATCGTCGGCTATGAATTGATGAAATCGCTGTGGGTCACCTGA
- a CDS encoding septum formation initiator family protein, whose amino-acid sequence MAKRLFDSPVFRARPLFSLPQVIFFLVIVVAIIIAVDLNNRAQAGRLVGSGEEALQAQIDSEATRQVELQATLEYVSSDDYVAAYARNEGGMILPGERRIVPMLQEATPEPTPAPPATPDPALDARPWQAWWRLLTDAPQPTR is encoded by the coding sequence ATGGCCAAAAGGTTGTTCGATTCACCCGTTTTTCGCGCGCGGCCGCTCTTTAGCCTGCCGCAGGTGATCTTCTTCCTGGTCATCGTCGTGGCGATCATTATCGCCGTCGATCTGAACAACCGGGCGCAGGCGGGGCGGCTGGTGGGTAGCGGCGAAGAGGCGCTCCAGGCCCAAATCGACAGCGAAGCGACCCGGCAGGTGGAACTACAGGCCACGCTGGAATACGTCAGCAGCGACGATTACGTGGCCGCCTACGCCCGCAACGAGGGCGGCATGATCCTGCCCGGCGAACGGCGCATTGTGCCCATGTTGCAGGAAGCCACGCCCGAACCCACGCCCGCGCCGCCAGCCACGCCCGACCCGGCGCTGGACGCCCGCCCCTGGCAGGCGTGGTGGCGGCTGCTGACCGACGCTCCCCAACCCACCCGCTAG
- a CDS encoding PfkB family carbohydrate kinase has translation MQTRAPHPPVDYLAVGHICLDVAPGGYVTGGAAAYTTAVARALGCRAGIVTSAAPASEFADVSPRIPIHRVDAPATTIFENIYDGGQRRQIIHSVAGTLTAEDVPALWARAPMVHLGPIANEIDPAMITLFSNSSVCIGPQGWMRRWDERGRVYQVEWAAAAEVLPLAAVTVLSTEDLPDPSLADDYAGLARLLVMTDGASGCLVYHNNEVRAFAAPAVSVADPTGAGDAFAAAYLVRLYQTDGDVWEAAEFANRVAARSVTRRGLAAKAAAIGDLLSEETRQPARGIR, from the coding sequence ATGCAAACGCGCGCGCCCCATCCACCTGTCGATTACCTGGCGGTTGGTCACATCTGTCTGGATGTGGCCCCCGGCGGCTACGTGACCGGCGGCGCGGCGGCCTACACGACCGCCGTGGCCCGCGCGTTGGGTTGCCGGGCGGGCATCGTCACCAGCGCCGCGCCCGCTAGCGAATTCGCCGACGTGTCGCCGCGCATCCCCATCCATCGCGTTGACGCCCCGGCCACGACGATTTTCGAGAACATCTACGACGGCGGCCAACGCCGGCAGATCATCCATAGCGTGGCCGGGACATTAACGGCCGAGGACGTTCCCGCGCTCTGGGCGCGCGCGCCGATGGTGCATCTTGGCCCCATCGCCAACGAGATCGACCCGGCCATGATCACCCTGTTCAGCAACAGCAGCGTCTGTATCGGGCCGCAAGGCTGGATGCGTCGCTGGGATGAACGGGGCCGGGTCTATCAGGTCGAATGGGCCGCGGCGGCCGAGGTGTTGCCCCTGGCGGCTGTCACTGTGCTGAGCACCGAGGACTTGCCCGATCCGTCCCTGGCCGACGACTACGCCGGGTTGGCCCGCCTGTTGGTGATGACCGACGGCGCCAGCGGCTGCCTGGTTTATCATAACAATGAGGTGCGGGCCTTTGCCGCGCCGGCCGTGAGCGTGGCCGACCCCACCGGCGCGGGCGACGCCTTCGCCGCCGCCTATCTGGTGCGCCTCTATCAGACCGACGGCGACGTGTGGGAAGCGGCCGAGTTCGCCAATCGCGTCGCTGCCCGCTCGGTGACCCGGCGCGGCCTGGCCGCCAAAGCCGCGGCGATTGGCGACCTGCTCAGCGAAGAGACGCGCCAACCGGCCCGAGGGATTCGCTAA
- a CDS encoding ParA family protein, with protein MARIYAIANQKGGVGKTTTVVNLSAYLAGSGRRVLVVDLDPQANATSALGFDKNQMKPSTYELLLDQAPVGDVRLRHDEFGLDLLPSHPALAGAEIELVQAIGREYRLQRALQETADEYDYILIDSPPSLGLLTVNALTAARDGVLIPVQCEYLPLEGLSQLTKTIHLVQEYLNPALHIRGVMMTMYDSRTNLSRQVVEEVRRHFPNKVFRTIIPRNIRLSEAPSFGRPINFYAPQSPGAVAYRLLATELLNGDRRNGGGEHAE; from the coding sequence ATGGCCCGCATCTATGCCATCGCCAATCAGAAAGGCGGCGTGGGCAAGACGACCACCGTCGTCAACCTGAGCGCCTATTTGGCCGGCAGCGGCCGGCGGGTGCTGGTGGTCGATCTGGATCCGCAGGCCAACGCTACCTCGGCCCTGGGCTTCGACAAAAACCAAATGAAGCCCTCGACCTACGAACTGCTGCTCGATCAGGCCCCGGTGGGCGACGTGCGCCTGCGCCACGACGAGTTTGGGCTGGATCTGTTGCCGTCCCATCCCGCCTTGGCCGGGGCGGAGATCGAACTGGTGCAGGCCATCGGCCGGGAATATCGCCTGCAGCGCGCCTTGCAGGAGACCGCCGACGAGTACGACTATATCCTGATCGATAGCCCGCCCAGCCTGGGCCTGCTGACCGTCAACGCCCTGACCGCCGCCCGCGACGGCGTGCTCATCCCGGTGCAGTGCGAATATCTGCCGCTGGAAGGTCTGTCGCAGTTGACCAAGACCATCCATCTGGTGCAGGAGTATCTCAATCCGGCGCTCCACATTCGCGGCGTGATGATGACCATGTACGACAGCCGCACCAATCTGAGCCGCCAGGTCGTGGAGGAGGTGCGCCGCCACTTCCCCAACAAGGTGTTCCGCACCATCATCCCGCGCAATATTCGCCTCAGCGAGGCCCCCAGCTTCGGCCGGCCGATCAACTTCTACGCCCCCCAATCGCCCGGCGCGGTGGCCTACCGGCTGCTGGCGACGGAGTTGCTCAACGGCGACCGGCGCAACGGTGGAGGCGAACATGCCGAATAA
- a CDS encoding ParB/RepB/Spo0J family partition protein, translating into MPNKRQALGRGLEALFAGNERPARETGVLTVGIDQIIPNPRQPRTSMNGEQLAELAASITIHGLIQPLVVTETLEGYVLIAGERRWRASQLAGLEQVPVIVKETTPQDMLELALIENIQRADLNALEEAHAYRHLIDEFGLTQEAVAERVGKARSTVANLLRLLTLPDGVQAAVNDGRLSGAHGRALLPLPTAEMQTAAMNQILKLGLSVRQTETLVVHLLADARPDPRPRPQLSPELLDLQSRFESSLGTRVSIEKGAKGGRVIIHYYSDEDLSAIYESIVGDET; encoded by the coding sequence ATGCCGAATAAACGCCAGGCCCTCGGCCGCGGTCTGGAAGCCCTCTTCGCCGGCAACGAACGCCCGGCGCGCGAAACGGGCGTGCTGACTGTCGGCATCGACCAGATCATCCCCAACCCGCGCCAGCCGCGCACGTCGATGAACGGCGAGCAGTTGGCCGAGTTGGCGGCGTCGATCACGATCCACGGCCTCATCCAGCCGCTCGTCGTCACCGAAACCCTCGAGGGCTACGTGCTCATCGCCGGGGAGCGCCGCTGGCGGGCCTCACAACTGGCCGGGCTGGAGCAGGTGCCGGTCATCGTCAAGGAGACGACGCCGCAGGACATGCTGGAGTTGGCCCTCATCGAGAACATCCAGCGCGCCGACCTAAACGCACTGGAAGAGGCCCACGCCTACCGCCACCTCATCGACGAGTTTGGGCTGACCCAGGAGGCGGTGGCCGAGCGGGTGGGCAAGGCGCGCTCGACGGTCGCCAATCTGCTGCGCTTGCTGACGCTGCCCGACGGTGTGCAGGCGGCGGTGAATGACGGCCGTCTCAGCGGGGCGCACGGCCGGGCGCTGCTGCCCTTGCCCACGGCCGAGATGCAGACGGCGGCCATGAACCAGATCCTCAAGCTGGGCCTCAGCGTGCGCCAGACGGAAACCCTGGTAGTCCACCTGCTGGCCGACGCCCGACCCGACCCCCGGCCGCGACCCCAACTGTCGCCGGAACTCCTCGATCTCCAGAGCCGCTTTGAATCGTCGCTGGGCACGCGGGTGAGCATCGAGAAAGGCGCCAAGGGCGGCCGGGTGATCATCCACTACTACTCCGACGAAGACCTCAGCGCGATCTACGAATCGATCGTTGGCGATGAGACCTGA